The region CGATTTCCTTTTATGATGAAATGGCTAAAACCCTCGAGTACGAAAAAAAGACAAAAGTAATTCGCCCAGGCATCTCTGAAGTCTCAGGTGAAGGACAGTTTAAAAATCTTGCGCCCGGATGGGTTTGGAAACTAGCTTTAAAACATGCTAAGGGCGATCCCAATTCTGCGATGTTTTTAATCGGCATCTGTGGAAATGATGATACTGGCCATGGTCAGTTGTCATATCAAGATTCCTCTCAGGAGGCTCTTGATCAACTGAGATTGAGAAAGCAAGATTATCTCACCACAAAAAGAGACTTAGAAAAACGAATTCAAGAGCTTTCAAAAAATGCGGATGTAAACCAACAAGAGATATATGACACTCAGAAAATAGCTGCGGAATACGGTGCCGCGATCCATAAATTGGAAACTGAGAACTCAATAACTAAGAACCTGAGTTGTCCGCCTCAGAATTCAGGGTTTTACGCTCCTCAGTCGTTGTCTAAAGACGCAGATATTCCACAGTCTCTAAAAAATGAAATTTTAGAAACTCAAAAAACTGTCGATGGTGCTAAGAGGACCGCGGGAAAATATTATCACGTCTATGGATCTGCTTTCATGGCGTGTCAGTTAATTCAGAATGGAATTGGACCAACCTCCGCATCGTTTATTCAGCAGCAAGCTGCCCGAGTTTATCGGGGTGTACGTATGTGTGAATCTGTTCGCCTCTTGTCAGCGTCTGATGATGTTGAAAAAACATTTAAGAAGTACAAGGTTCATAGCAAACCGGATTTAGCCATGAAGGTGATCGAAGCGATCAAATCTAAAAAGCTTGATTGCGAACATATTTATAATAATAAGACTGGGACTTACGCTGAAATTCCTCCTGAGTGCAAAATTATTTACGAGGCCGGATACAGCCCTTCTATGTTCACAGAGGTTGATGGCGTTGGAGCGGAGCAGATCCAGAAAAAATTAATAGGTATGGGTCGCAATTCCGATGCGGCGTCGCTCTATAAATCGTGGTATCTGGGAGGCGGATCCATTCAGGGAAAGAAAATTCCGTGTTCTGATATTCGCATGTTTGGTCCTAATAACTTAATGAAACCGGACGCTAATTTTTTTGATAAACTTTCAAAGCCGGATGGCTGGTCCGACGAACGCTACCGTGCAGCTTCGCAAAAACTTGCAACTTGGGATAATGATTTTAAGTGGACTATTGCACAACATAAAGCAGGGGCGGAGTTCGCTGGTAAAAACTGTAAGAAGCGCGCTCCGGGTGAAAAGCCATTAAAAGGTATTTGTCCTGAGGGGCCTCCAGATGGGGAGGCGCAAGTCGACCTCTATAGCAAGCGCAATGGAAGTGCGCCTTCTCCAATAAAATCCACTGAAGGCACCCGATAATTTAGGCACTCTGATTAGTATCGCCGAAGATAATTATTGTTTGTTGCGCAAATCACGCAGATAAGTGAACTGCGAAACTGATTTCGCAAGCAAGAATGGGTTCACCCGCATTTCAACTGAAAGTTTCAATGGCACCGAGGGTAAATCCATTTCGCGACGGGATTGCAATTGGTTCGCATACATTTCTAACTCTTCGCTATCTCCCGTGATCGGGGAGTTGTCCAGGTTGGAAAGCATGTTACAGAAAATCAGATTGGATTCGGTGTATTCGTGGGTGCAATACACGAGTGTTTCAGAGGGCAACTTTTTAAGTCGCTGCAGGCTCTCATATCCTTGCTCGTAAGTTCCTTCGAACAACCGACCGCAACCCAAGCCGAACAGCACGTCTCCTGAAAACAGCCATTTTAATTTCGGCTCCCAGTATGCCACATGTCCCAGTGTGTGCCCAGGAAGTTCGATGACTTCGAACTCGAAGGGGCCCAAGGGGATTTTCTGTCCTTCATAAACCCAAGTGTCCGCCGCGCCAATTTGGGTTTGGTTTTTCTTAGGGGCATATATAGGAGCCGGGTGTTCAGAAACTAAATCGCGCACTCCGCCGATATGATCATTGTGGTGATGAGTTAGCAGGACACCTTTGAGTTTTAAGCCGCTATCTTTTAAAAATTGAGATGTCTTAGAAGCTTCACCGGGATCCACGACAAGGACCTCTTGATTGTCTTGATCAATCAAGCAGAAGACATAATTGTCTTCAAAGATTGGAATCAGCTCAACGCGAGGTCTTGTGTTTGCCATAAAGCTCCTCAGCATATTGAATGATGCTACTTGCAAGATTCTGCTGATTATATTTTTCAATGCCTTCCAGGCCGGGACAAGGGTTCGCCTCTAAAACCAGACTGCCTTTACGCGTTCGCAATAGATCGACACCAGAGACCTGCAAACCCAAAGTACGAACGGTTTTTAAAATCAGTTCTGATTCGCTGGGCTGAAGTTCGCATGGCTCGCCTGTGGCGCCTAACGCTAGGTTGCTACGGAATTCTCCTGGCTGCGCTGTTCGCTTCATCACAGCTTTGATTTGATCACCAATTACGAAGGCACGAATGTCAGTACCGAAGGCTTCTGGAAAATATTCTTGTAACAATAATTCTTCGTCACCGGTTTTGGCGAATATCTCGGCAACTTCTTTCGTACTGTGAGCAAGGAAGACGCCTTCACCTTTACTGGATTCAAGTTTTTTCACAATCATGGGAAATTCCAAAGGTGGAAATGTCTCATCATAGCGGGTGATTAAATACGAGGGTGGGGACGCGATGCCGGCTTCTGTGAGGGCCACATAGGTGAACCATTTATTTCGAGCGACCGTGTAGTTTTGAGACGGATTGATCAAGCATGGAAGGGGAGGATTGAACCTTGCTAGAACTTGACGTTCCATAGCTGCTAGAACCTTCACAGCTTTGCTAAATTGATAGCTGCCCAGGCGTGGGATGATAATGTCCGGTTGAATTTTCAAACGAGCCAAAGGCCATTCCGGGTCCCACAGCAACATCGTGTGGCCTCGAGAAACGCCTTCCTCGACCAAGCGACGGCTGCTGTGAATTTCAAATTTACGACTGAGCAGTAGTATTTTGAGATTTAGCATAACTGGCCTTGGGACCCCTCATATCTTGGCCTATCATAATAGCTTATATGAAGATTAAAGTCGAACTCGACGGACGTGATTTTATCGAAGTGGATACTGAAGGAGAGACTCCTTCGGCGCCCGGACGAGTTTTGAAAGTGTCTCATGTGGGATGTACTGAATTTATGGATATGATGAAGAAAATGCGCCGCTCATTCGGTGCAGATATTTCGAAATGGCCCGTACCAGAAGGGCAAGATCACAGCAGCATGTTACTGCGTGAAATGGTTTTGCGTCTGCGTGGAGAGTGGCAAGGGACTTCGGCTGAGACAGAGGTTTGTCATTGCCGTAACGTCTCTGCGCACACAATTGATCAAGCTATTATTGCGGGAGCTCGTACTCCCGAGATCGTGACTCGTCAGACATCGGCGAGTGCTCAGTGCGGGACTTGTCGTCCTGAAGTTCACAAGATGATTCAAGCGCGTTTGAATCAGCAAAAAGCGTCTTAATTTTTCCGTTATTCTTTTTTCTCGCCTTCATCCTTAACACCACCCTTGCCAGATAAATCTTCCTGAATTTTTTCAGGGAATTGACCGGTTCTCAGGTAGTGATCAAGAAGGGGGGCGAGCTTGCGGCGGCAAGATCCCCCGCAGGGTCCAACCCCGGCGGTGGTGGAATCGAATATCTCGTTCAGGGTCTTTGCCCCATCTGTAATAGCTTTCTCAATGGTCGCTCGAGACACATTGTTGCAGCGGCAGATGATTTCGGTTTTCTTCTTTTGACCCATGAACTTATGGTACGCCGGTAAAATATGCGGCTCAATGCATTATCAAAATGCAGCGCGTCGAGTCTGGGGCGGGGGTGCGGGTTGATAAATTCGCGGAACTCCGGTAAAACTAATCTCCCTTTAACGGTGGAGATAGACATGTCTGTAGGTACAAACGACAAACTTCCAATGACAGTTCGCGGAAAAGCTATGCTTGAGGCAGAGCTTAAGAAGCTATTGTTAGAGGAAAGACCTTCTGTTATCGCGGCTATCGAAGAAGCTCGTGCGCAAGGTGATATCTCTGAAAACGCGGAGTACGAATCTGCTAAAGAGCGCCAATCCATGATCGAAGGCCGTATTGCTGAAATCCAAGGCAAATTGGCGGGTGCTGAAGTGATCGACGTATCTACTATTAAAGCAGACCGTGTTGTTTTCGGTGCACACGTAAAAGCCGTTGATACAGAATCTGAAGAAGAAGTGGCTTACCAAATCGTGGGTATTGACGAGGCTGACGTAAAGAAAGGGATGATCTCTGTTCTTTCTCCGTTGGCTCGCGCTTTGATCGGTAAAAAAGTGGGCGACACTGTAACTGTGCAAAGCCCTAAAGGTGACAAGGAATTCGAAATTCTTCACTTCGAATACAAGTAGTCATTTCTAAAAAGACCTTGGCGGTCGGGACCTTTCAATCCAGAATAGGTCATGGATCGCCGACATCGTTCTGATAAATATTTGATCTCTGAACAGCCAGGAATGAAAATCCTTTTAACGGGTTTGATCCTGGCTTTTTTAATTGGCTATACGACAAAGTCTTTATTATCTCCTGCGCGCATTAAATCGCAGTTGGAAAAAGCCGCAAGTCACATACACAAAGACATCAAAGTCAGTTTTGATTCGGCCGAGCTAAGTCTTGCTGATGGGATATTGCCGCGATTTGCTGTGGTGATTAAGCAAGTTCGCATGGAATCAGATCAAGCTTGTTGGATGTCGCCGGTGCTTGAGATCGATGAAATGCGTTTACCTGTTTCGGTGTGGGGACTCATCACCCGCAACTCTCCCATTAAAACGGTGGATGCAGATAACATGAAGCTGACTTTACGTGGGACCGTTGACGCTTGCGAAAAAGAAAAAAATGCTCTTCAAGATAGCACGGGGCGAGAAAAAGAGCCATCACCTTTAGTCACACTCAGTCCCTCCGAACAAGCCGACAAATATCGTAACGACATTCGTGGTTTGAATATTCAAAGTTTTAAAATCATTTCGGCGCAATACCCGCAGTATCCTTCAGAACTTTTGAATTTCCGTGCTTATGTGAAATCTTTTGAACCACGTGTGGTGGAAGTTCACGCAAAAACAAATTTCTTAAAAGACGACACTGTCGGTGATTACTTATCCCACGCAAATCTGTTTTTGGAATACAAAGAGGTACCAGAACAGTCCCTTCAAGCTCACTTTTTCGGAAATTGGCGCGAGGGACACTACAGTGTGATTGCTCATTATTCTTTGGCAGACCACCTGTTGAATGTTGAAACCGACATGAAGCATATTCCGTTAAGCCAAGTCTTACAGGTTTTGCAAAAGTACGATTTGGTTTCAAAAGACTTAAATGGCAAGCAGGTGTGGGTTTCCGCCAAAGCACGCATGACGGGTGAAGCAGAAAAATTAAAGTCTGCTCCTTTGGAAGTGAAAGACTTCCGCATCGAAGGTGACTTGGGCGAGATGAGTGTGGACCAAGCCTCCTTCACTTCGATTGATCCTTTAAAATACAAGCCCTTTCTAATTGATATCCAAAACATGCGCATTGATAAATTAATGAACTTTATCAACCGCCCTCAGAAGGCGCGAAACTTTGGAGACTTGGGTTCATTTACTGGTCAGGCGGAGTTTGTTTCTGAAAAAGACATTCGCTTGGTCGGCGAACATCAGGGACTGCAGTTTATTTTCGCCAATAAAGGCCAGCGTGAATTGCAGTATGTAGATCGTATTTCCGGATCGATGTCTTTAAAGGGTGATACGTGGAATATCGCTGTGAACCGTGCCGAACCCCGTGGTGGAAGTTTTATTGGTAACGTAAAGGTTAAAGCGGATCGTGATTTTAAAGATGTGACGTTGAATGCGAACATCGACGAGCTGACTCTTGCTCCAGCAGTGCAAGCGATGATGACGGGCGGCGGAGAGATCGGTGTTCTTAGTGTTAATGCGGAAGCTCGCACTGACGATGGCAAAGTTTCTTACGTTAAGGGAACTGCTCAATTAAATATGTTGGATGTTGAAGGTATGACCTTCGGAAAAGCGAAAGCCAAATTCGATCTCAAACAAAAAGAGGTTGTTGTTCACGCTCAAGTGCAAAGTCTTGAAGTGGAAGGTGACTCTGCGGGTTCAGAAGTTCTGTCTGGGATCACTCCGCAAAATTGGTGGGTGAATCAAAAGTTGGGTCTTAAAGATCTGCATGGCGAACTTCACTGGAATAACACTGACAGTTTGCAGTGGATTGGCTTTGAAGCCAACGCCGGCAAAGGTAATAAAATCACCTCGTCTGGTTCTTGGAATGAGTTTGGCCAATTGCGCGGAACTGTTTCTGCGAAAGATGGTAAAGCCATCAAGAAATTTCAGATCGAAGGCCATCGTGACCTTCCAAAGTTCACGGAAGAAGTGGCTAAAGGTAAGAAATAATGTATTTCACTTTGCTGATTCTGGTTGCGATTGCGTTTTTAGCTTACAAGCATTTTTACTGGAAAGCGGACGCGTGGCCCGTAAATAGCATCAAGCCCCCTAAGTACCAAGGTCACCGGGGGTATTGGAAGGGGGGAGCGCAGGAAAACACGCTAGCCTCGTTTAAAGCTGCTAAAGACCGCGGCCTTACCATGGTGGAGATGGATGTGCGCTTATCCAAGGACGGCCACGTGGTGGTGTTTCACGATGATGATTTAAAGCGTATCGCAGGTGATCCACGTCGTGTGGATGAGTTAACTGCCGCAGAGTTAAAGCAAATTGCAAATATCCCGACATTGCGTGACGTTTTACTGAGCCCCGATGTTCCGCGGTTTCTAAACATTGAACTTAAAACCAACAAAGCCATGGATCGAAGGCTTGAGGAAAAAGTTGCACGCGTCGTCCGTGAAACAGATTCATTCACACGCATTCTGTTTTCAACTTTCAATCCCTTGGCAGTTAAGGAACTGCATCGCTTGTTGCCCCAAGTTCCGCGTGCCTTGCTTGCGACCAAAGAAAAAGATCCAGCGAATCGCTGGTATTTGAAGTTGCTGGTCCTTGGCCCGTACGTCCACGCGAACATTTTGCACTTGGATCATCGCTATGTGACGGCAAACGAACTTCGCAGATACATCAAGCGTGGAGTTCCCGTAAGCTTCTGGACCGTCAACGAACAATCCCGCGCCGACGAGCTATTAGCAAACGGCGCTCAAAGCATTATCTCCGACACACTCAGGTAACAGTTCCCTTTTTTATCGACGCGCTCAGTAACCGGAGCGGGTGTGATGGTCTTTTTTATTTGATGTTCGTTCCCTGTAAATTCGATCCTTTGATCGTATAAACAGGAAGCTCAAGATCGTCAGCTTGTTCAAAGATAGTTAAATTCATCGAAAACCAGATGTCGTCTTTATTGATAGCTTCATTTTGCAACCACTGAGTCATTTCAG is a window of Bdellovibrio sp. SKB1291214 DNA encoding:
- a CDS encoding glycerophosphodiester phosphodiesterase, producing MYFTLLILVAIAFLAYKHFYWKADAWPVNSIKPPKYQGHRGYWKGGAQENTLASFKAAKDRGLTMVEMDVRLSKDGHVVVFHDDDLKRIAGDPRRVDELTAAELKQIANIPTLRDVLLSPDVPRFLNIELKTNKAMDRRLEEKVARVVRETDSFTRILFSTFNPLAVKELHRLLPQVPRALLATKEKDPANRWYLKLLVLGPYVHANILHLDHRYVTANELRRYIKRGVPVSFWTVNEQSRADELLANGAQSIISDTLR
- a CDS encoding (2Fe-2S)-binding protein: MKIKVELDGRDFIEVDTEGETPSAPGRVLKVSHVGCTEFMDMMKKMRRSFGADISKWPVPEGQDHSSMLLREMVLRLRGEWQGTSAETEVCHCRNVSAHTIDQAIIAGARTPEIVTRQTSASAQCGTCRPEVHKMIQARLNQQKAS
- a CDS encoding (2Fe-2S)-binding protein, whose translation is MGQKKKTEIICRCNNVSRATIEKAITDGAKTLNEIFDSTTAGVGPCGGSCRRKLAPLLDHYLRTGQFPEKIQEDLSGKGGVKDEGEKKE
- the greA gene encoding transcription elongation factor GreA, encoding MSVGTNDKLPMTVRGKAMLEAELKKLLLEERPSVIAAIEEARAQGDISENAEYESAKERQSMIEGRIAEIQGKLAGAEVIDVSTIKADRVVFGAHVKAVDTESEEEVAYQIVGIDEADVKKGMISVLSPLARALIGKKVGDTVTVQSPKGDKEFEILHFEYK
- the gloB gene encoding hydroxyacylglutathione hydrolase, which produces MANTRPRVELIPIFEDNYVFCLIDQDNQEVLVVDPGEASKTSQFLKDSGLKLKGVLLTHHHNDHIGGVRDLVSEHPAPIYAPKKNQTQIGAADTWVYEGQKIPLGPFEFEVIELPGHTLGHVAYWEPKLKWLFSGDVLFGLGCGRLFEGTYEQGYESLQRLKKLPSETLVYCTHEYTESNLIFCNMLSNLDNSPITGDSEELEMYANQLQSRREMDLPSVPLKLSVEMRVNPFLLAKSVSQFTYLRDLRNKQ
- a CDS encoding ATP-grasp domain-containing protein; amino-acid sequence: MLNLKILLLSRKFEIHSSRRLVEEGVSRGHTMLLWDPEWPLARLKIQPDIIIPRLGSYQFSKAVKVLAAMERQVLARFNPPLPCLINPSQNYTVARNKWFTYVALTEAGIASPPSYLITRYDETFPPLEFPMIVKKLESSKGEGVFLAHSTKEVAEIFAKTGDEELLLQEYFPEAFGTDIRAFVIGDQIKAVMKRTAQPGEFRSNLALGATGEPCELQPSESELILKTVRTLGLQVSGVDLLRTRKGSLVLEANPCPGLEGIEKYNQQNLASSIIQYAEELYGKHKTSR